A section of the Centropristis striata isolate RG_2023a ecotype Rhode Island chromosome 7, C.striata_1.0, whole genome shotgun sequence genome encodes:
- the tmed7 gene encoding transmembrane emp24 domain-containing protein 7, translating to MYGSLRVLLQVLSAQLLCVWVLGSELTFELPDNAKQCFYEDIIIGTKCTLEFQVVTGGHYDVDCRLEDPEGTTLYKEMKKQYDSFTFTAAKNGTYKFCFSNEFSTFTHKTVYFDFQVGDDPPLFPNENRVTALTQMESACVSIHEALKSVIDYQTHFRLREAQGRSRAEDLNTRVAFWSIGEAIILLVVSISQVVLLRSFFSDKKTTTTRVGS from the exons ATGTACGGATCCCTTCGGGTGCTGCTGCAGGTGCTCTCGGCccagctgctctgtgtgtgggTGCTGGGCTCCGAGCTAACTTTTGAGCTGCCTGACAACGCAAAGCAATGTTTCTACGAGGACATCATCATCGGCACAAAGTGTACACTGGAGTTTCAG GTGGTGACAGGTGGCCATTATGATGTAGACTGCCGTTTAGAGGACCCAGAAGGCACGACACTTTACAAGGAGATGAAGAAGCAATATGACAGCTTTACCTTCACAGCAGCCAAGAATGGGACCTACAAGTTCTGCTTCAGTAATGAGTTCTCCACCTTCACACACAAGACGGTTTACTTTGACTTCCAGGTTGGCGATGACCCTCCACTCTTCCCCAATGAAAACCGGGTCACTGCTCTCACTCag ATGGAATCAGCTTGTGTGTCCATCCATGAAGCCCTGAAGTCGGTCATTGACTACCAGACTCACTTCCGCCTCAGAGAAGCTCAGGGACGCAGTCGCGCGGAGGACCTCAACACTCGTGTTGCGTTCTGGTCCATCGGAGAGGCCATTATTCTTCTTGTGGTCAGCATCAGTCAGGTGGTTCTGCTGCGAAGCTTCTTCTCTGACAAGAAAACCACTACAACACGTGTTGGATCCTAA